A DNA window from Halichondria panicea chromosome 16, odHalPani1.1, whole genome shotgun sequence contains the following coding sequences:
- the LOC135349533 gene encoding intersectin-1-like, which produces MSTGGWSTLRGIPGAFGGATPPNDEAIFHSLSPVNGLLTGEQVRLTFRSSGLPQQRLAQIWTSVDQDGDGRINQPQFLMALTLIRHAKQESLNTSLPATGFASFPTTSVNPLSQSWASPKILRQQTPPLGVGVGVSMATMKEGWSLSTQDRRRYTMQFNTLDKRNTGKLSGAEAAPMFAKTGLHTGVLAKIWELVDVNQDGHLACEEFVVAMHLAERVKSGLTLPRTLPAELYPGPTKYATIDRKAHTPTRADRPLEKRSSVIDPADWASRQSTTSSEDTGRTFEDRRKNNFEAGRMELERRRRALQEEQERITAEKERRRREEEERRLQQEREAEQARQAELERQRQKAMEIEKERVLQMQKLALQREVAQREMERKRKEEWARRRQAELEGERIKERNSLQILKDQHLRLEQELMVLDQRRLGTQASVERQRMACVEIGKVIRTLQLSREVRLEELRKARGELNSLQAQVLSLHQQRGALQSSLEQRAEGSDFQLSRKALNDQVMGLAALMAGLRTNLTHNREEADKLRSSFLEYQHILKGLNSTHQSEEIKVHQLSILVDTRKRACQEKQQREAEEREQRAAEERRKREEQERIQREVEERARREERLVKIKRDQEMAKKKAALDSVMADLSAAKSSPPTAKKATPPSSNSPALTKKSKKEEAAKDKEVLRKVQELQARKQKLLEKESDKKLSDGAPPSKPLPYAHRLKNIIKPRPAPPQPYKETATPTSNKLVDLMSSWDSRSTGTLVGARQFKQDTSQILTPIKPEVGGAGNETPPPIIDHVVVSPTGDGGVEVSPFSEDQHISDDSAIYAIPRSLTGPKKSVVPTSDTGQSSIAETQQVPTSDMGQSSTGEAHQVRYRAVFNYETTDPSEVNLQEGDLVTSDPSVTAPPGWLMVSIVASGESGWAPESYLQEETKVETEVIAEERVLSPPTLMATVLFSWQGSKDNHLSIVKDERIAIVQQGDKWWSGERDGQVGWFPRTFVKLEETKDDKTTTEEDSLISEAAATVAPLLPLAESTNQNAPINQVYEAIYDYENAAEGDLNFRAGDVIEVTVCEGDWWSGVLNGVAGSFPSNYVQPRYELAPPRSQSSPLETTPTPQPAPTQGEVNSLTKPIVAKVVVAFQALKDGQLSLLPGDLIKVSKQASNGWWEGEQQVRGRQRMRGWFPANRVEPLGHKKNSTNNQPIRAKSPLLEVLEDRPSGGSENLVLALYTYSAQSEDELSFPKGSVVTVLSKDGDWWRGELNGESGLFPSNYVQPLMEQAPSAEPTRWADSVSSEVLAAVTDQERKRQEAIFELLTSERHYTTSLKLVKEVFFDPMYETNALSEEDIAKVMVNWDELIKCSGELLKAFMVRLRTSGAIVKSIGDVLVNQIPELTPHVRWCSCQLNACTLLQQKSSDPTFREFEQKCKTDSRTGGLPLSSFLLKPMQRVTKYPLLIKRILSYTEEGEFDHDDLRKALDHAEKLCDQVNEAVRRKENTEQLEWLQTHIHFSLDERLVFNSATNFMGSRRLLHWGKLFKIRGAKDVLAFLFNDFLLMVKPKLFFPRAAAPTDLEPFGKNEFQMYRQPFLLETLRVKKGSNDQYGPSVFLLTHGSEDKDIPLRADKDIPLRADSDHKRDQWLKIITKACLDFVTTKKKMEREKREQRLRTMKDSVGFLKVTVVEASDLLAKDPNGKSDPFCVLTLGRQQEQTTPTVPLSLNPKWNHTLEFYVHDINKDELEVSVFDKDLFSPNDFLGAAKLSLKDLFRDGDSPWTKRLLLEDVAKGEIELKIELELKASDLLL; this is translated from the exons GTGCTGAAGCAGCACCTATGTTTGCCAAGACTGGACTCCACACTGGTGTACTGGCAAAGATATGGGAGCTGGTCGATGTCAACCAAGACGGCCACCTAGCCTGTGAGGAGTTTGTTGTGGCCATGCATCTAGCTGAGAGGGTGAAGTCTGGTCTCACTCTACCTCGTACACTACCCGCTGAGCTGTACCCTGGACCCACCAAGTACGCCACCATTGACAGGaaggcacacacacccacgagGGCAGATAGACCA CTGGAGAAGAGGTCGAGTGTGATTGACCCCGCGGACTGGGCCAGTAGACAGAGCACCACCTCCTCTGAAGACACTGGGAGGACATTCGAGGACAGGAGGAAGAATAATTTTGAGGCTGGACGGATGGAACTGGAGCGAAGACGCAGGGCACTACAGGAAGAGCAGGAGAGGATCACT GCTGAGAAAGAACGGAGACGAAGAGAAGAGGAAGAAAGAAGGTTGCAACAAGA GCGTGAGGCAGAACAAGCTCGCCAAGCTGAGCTAGAGAGGCAGCGACAAAAAGCCATGGAGATCGAAAAAGAGCGCGTTTTACAAATGCAGAAACTAGCGCTCCAAAGAGAAGTCGCCCAAAGAGAGATGGAGAGAAAGAGGAAGGAAGAATGGGCCAGGAGGAGACAAGCTGAGCTGGAAGGGGAACGTATCAAGGAGAGAAATTCCCTACAGATATTGAAAGACCAGCACTTGAGGCTGGAGCAGGAACTGATGGTGTTGGACCAGCGACGCCTTGGGACACAAGCCAGCGTTGAGAGGCAGAGGATGGCCTGTGTGGAGATAGGCAAGGTCATCAGGACACTGCAGTTGTCCAGGGAAGTGCGGCTGGAGGAGTTGCGGAAGGCACGGGGAGAACTAAAT agtcttCAGGCACAAGTGCTCTCTCTTCACCAACAACGAGGTGCACTACAGTCTAGCCTAGAGCAGCGAGCAGAGGGTTCTGATTTTCAGTTGTCCAGGAAGGCCCTCAATGATCAGGTGATGGGTCTGGCTGCACTGATGGCTGGTCTGAGGACCAACCTAACTCACAACAGAGAAGAGGCTGACAAACTAAGGTCCTCCTTCCTGGAGTACCAGCACATTCTGAAG GGTCTAAACTCCACCCACCAGTCGGAGGAGATCAAAGTTCACCAGCTGAGTATCTTGGTGGACACTCGTAAGCGGGCGTGTCAGGAGAAGCAACAACGAGAGGCAGAGGAACGAGAGCAGAGAGCAGCGGAGGAACGCAGGAAGAGGGAAGAGCAGGAGAGGATCCAACGAGAGGTTGAGGAGAGAGCTAGACGAGAGGAGAGGCTGGTTAAGATCAAAAGAGACCAAGAAATGGCTAAAAAGAAAGCTGCTCTGGACTCTGTTATG GCGGACCTGAGTGCAGCCAAGTCCTCTCCCCCCACCGCTAAGAAGGCCACACCTCCTTCCTCAAACAGCCCCGCACTGACCAAAAAGAGCAAGAAGGAGGAGGCAGCAAAGGACAAGGAAGTGTTGCGGAAGGTGCAGGAGCTTCAGGCGCGGAAACAGAAGCTGCTGGAAAAG GAGTCTGACAAGAAGCTCTCTGACGGAGCCCCACCCTCCAAGCCACTCCCCTATGCTCACAGACTCAAGAATATCATCAAGCCACGCCCCGCTCCCCCGCAGCCATACAAGGAaacagccacgcccacctctaACAAGCTCGTAGATCTCATGTCATCTTGGGACAGTAGATCGACTGGTACTTTAGTTGGTGCTCGTCAATTCAAACAAGATACTTCTCAGATCCTCACACCCATCAAGCCagaagtgggcggggctggcAACGAGACCCCACCCCCTATCATCGACCATGTGGTGGTCAGCCCTACTGGTGATGGAGGTGTGGAAGTGTCGCCATTTTCCGAAGACCAACACATTTCTGATGACTCGGCAATCTACGCCATCCCCCGTTCTCTAACAGGCCCCAAAAAATCCGTTGTACCCACCTCCGAcacaggtcaaagttcaattgcTGAAACCCAACAAGTTCCAACCTCCGACAtgggtcaaagttcaactgGTGAAGCCCATCAAGTGCGCTATCGTGCAGTGTTCAACTACGAAACAACCGACCCGAGTGAAGTGAACTTACAAGAGGGTGACCtggtgacctctgacccctctGTAACTGCACCCCCTGGCTGGCTCATGGTCAGTATTGTCGCTAgcggggagagtgggtgggcACCGGAGTCATATCTACAGGAGGAGACAAAGGTCGAGACTGAAGTTATCGCAGAGGAGAGAGTTCTAT ccccgcccactttgATGGCGACAGTGCTGTTCTCGTGGCAGGGGTCAAAGGACAACCACCTCTCGATTGTGAAGGATGAGAGGATTGCCATCGTACAGCAGGGAGACAAGTGGTGGTCAGGGGAGAGGGATGGGCAGGTCGGATGGTTCCCACGGACATTCGTCAAATTGGAGGAAACCAAAGACGACAAGACAACCACTGAGGAGGACAG TTTAATATCAGAGGCTGCTGCTACCGTTGCTCCATTGCTACCTCTGGCTGAGTCGACCAATCAGAATGCTCCGATCAATCAGGTGTACGAGGCTATCTACGACTACGAGAATGCAGCCGAGGGAGACCTCAACTTCAGAGCAGGAGATGTAATCGAG GTGACGGTGTGTGAGGGTGACTGGTGGAGTGGAGTATTGAATGGAGTGGCTGGAAGCTTTCCCTCTAACTACGTCCAGCCTCGCTACGAGTTGGCCCCCCCACGCTCACAGAGCTCCCCCCtagagaccacacccactccacaacCCGCCCCCACACAGGGTGAAGTGAACAGCCTCACTAAACCCATTGTTGCTAAAGTGGTGGTGGCATTCCAGGCTCTGAAGGATGGGCAACTCTCTCTGCTGCCTGGAGATCTTATCAAG gtGTCCAAGCAAGCTAGCAATGGctggtgggagggggagcaACAAGTACGAGGGAGGCAGCGAATGAGAGGATGGTTCCCAGCCAATAGGGTAGAGCCACTGGGACACAAGAAGAACAGCACAAACAATCAACCAATCAGAGCAAAGAGT cctctGCTGGAGGTCCTGGAGGACCGCCCTAGTGGGGGGTCTGAGAACCTCGTGTTGGCACTCTACACGTACAGCGCCCAATCAGAAGATGAGTTGAGCTTTCCCAAAGGCAGCGTGGTGACAGTGCTCAGTAAGGACGGTGACTGGTGGAGAGGGGAGCTCAATGGAGagtctggactcttcccctcCAACTATGTCCAGCCTCTCATGGAGCAAGCCCCCTCCGCAGAGCCCACTAGAT gggctgACTCGGTAAGCAGTGAGGTACTAGCTGCCGTCACTGATCAAGAGAGAAAGAGACAAGAAGCCATCTTTGAGCTACTCACCTCTGAACGTCATTACACCACAAGTCTCAAACTAGTCAAAGAAGTATTCTTTGATCCAATGTATGAAACCAACGCTCTCTCAGAGGAGGACATCGCCAAGGTGATGGTCAACTGGGACGAGCTCATCAAATGTAGTGGAGAGCTTCTTAAAGCTTTTATGGTTCGACTCAGAACTTCTGGGGCCATTGTCAAGAGTATCGGAGATGTCCTGGTCAATCAGATACCAGAGCTAACTCCACACGTCCGCTGGTGCAGCTGTCAGCTCAACGCATGTACCCTCCTCCAGCAGAAGTCAAGTGACCCGACGTTTAGAGAGTTTGAGCAGAAATGCAAGACAGACAGTCGTACTGGGGGACTTCCCCTGAGCAGCTTCCTCCTCAAGCCCATGCAGAGGGTCACCAAGTACCCCCTCCTCATTAAGAGG ATCCTGAGCTATACTGAGGAGGGAGAGTTCGATCATGATGACCTCCGTAAGGCACTGGACCATGCTGAGAAGCTGTGTGATCAAGTCAACGAGGCCGTTAGACGTAAAGAGAACACGGAACAACTCGAATGGCTACAGACACACATCCATTTCTCTCTAGATGAGAGATTAGTCTTCAACTCTGCCACTAACTTCATGGGCTCCCGGCGACTGCTACACTGGGGGAAGCTGTTCaag ATTCGTGGTGCTAAGGATGTGTTGGCGTTTCTATTCAACGATTTCCTGCTCATGGTCAAACCAAAGCTATTCTTCCCACGAGCAGCTGCACCCACTGACCTCGAGCCCTTTGGCAAGAACGAGTTCCAGATGTATCGCCAG cccTTCCTGTTGGAGACTCTACGAGTGAAGAAAGGTTCAAACGATCAGTACG ggCCGTCCGTGTTCCTACTGACACATGGTTCAGAGGACAAAGACATTCCTCTGAGGGCAGACAAAGACATTCCTCTGAGGGCAGACAGTGATCATAAGAGAGATCAATGGCTCAAGATCATCACAAAGGCTTGTCTGGACTTTGTCACCACTAAGAAGAAGATGGAGAGAGAGAAGAGGGAACAga GACTGCGTACAATGAAGGACAGTGTTGGGTTCCTGAAGGTGACGGTGGTGGAGGCCTCTGACTTACTGGCCAAGGACCCCAACGGCAAGAGTGATCCATTCTGTGTCCTGACACTGGGTAGGCAGCAAGagcagaccacacccactgtacCCCTCTCCCTCAACCCAAAGTGGAACCACACA TTGGAGTTCTATGTGCATGACATCAACAAGGATGAGTTGGAAGTATCTGTGTTTGATAAAGACCTCTTCTCTCCAAATG ATTTCCTCGGTGCTGCCAAGTTGTCACTAAAGGACTTGTTCAGAGATGGGGACAGTCCCTGGACTAAACGGTTGCTACTGGAGGACGTTGCCAAGGGAGAGATTGAACTAAAGATTGAATTAGAACTAAAAGCTTCAGATTTGCTTTTGTAA